One Nostoc punctiforme PCC 73102 DNA window includes the following coding sequences:
- a CDS encoding LysR substrate-binding domain-containing protein, protein MAGMTLEQLKIFLAVAQHLHFTRAAEELYITQPAVSAAIHNLEQEYGVKLFHRIGRHIEIAEAGKLLQVEAQKILDQVSLTERGLRELNNLQRGELKLGSSLTIGNYWLPSKISEFKSRYPGIQINCSLANTEEICLGTATGQFDLGLVEGDVKPALQSTLDYEIVGSDRLQIVVGRKHPWFEWGEIDLSQLTKTPWVMREPGSGTQQRFEEALQNWEINLSELDVILVFNSGEMTKAAIEDGVGAIGISELMVKKEIQLGTLRAIRVIDNRDGNATMPTAVTERSRSAGYTYAEIVRPFFKLKHRQRFQTALSKVFEQMLISSMSDGSHQHISTSLI, encoded by the coding sequence ATGGCAGGAATGACCCTTGAGCAGCTAAAAATCTTTCTGGCTGTGGCGCAGCACTTACACTTTACTCGCGCAGCAGAGGAGCTTTATATTACACAACCTGCCGTCAGTGCAGCAATCCACAACTTAGAGCAAGAATATGGTGTGAAACTATTCCATCGGATTGGTCGCCATATCGAGATTGCTGAGGCGGGTAAATTACTGCAAGTGGAAGCGCAGAAAATTCTCGATCAAGTTTCCTTGACTGAACGTGGATTGCGAGAATTGAACAATCTGCAACGGGGTGAATTGAAATTAGGATCAAGTCTGACAATTGGTAACTACTGGCTACCAAGTAAGATTAGTGAGTTTAAGAGCCGATATCCCGGTATTCAAATTAACTGTAGCCTTGCCAATACAGAAGAGATTTGTCTAGGAACGGCCACAGGACAGTTTGATTTAGGTTTGGTAGAAGGAGATGTGAAGCCAGCGCTCCAGAGTACTCTAGACTATGAAATAGTGGGCAGCGATCGCTTACAAATAGTAGTAGGTCGAAAACACCCTTGGTTTGAGTGGGGAGAAATTGACTTAAGTCAATTGACTAAAACCCCTTGGGTGATGCGCGAACCAGGTTCTGGAACCCAGCAAAGGTTTGAGGAAGCCTTACAAAATTGGGAAATCAATCTCAGTGAACTGGATGTAATTTTAGTATTCAACAGTGGAGAGATGACAAAAGCAGCCATCGAAGATGGTGTCGGTGCGATCGGAATTTCTGAGTTGATGGTAAAAAAAGAAATACAACTGGGAACTCTACGAGCAATTCGAGTGATTGATAATAGAGACGGTAACGCTACGATGCCTACGGCGGTCACTGAGCGTAGCCGAAGTGCGGGCTACACCTACGCAGAAATAGTTCGACCTTTCTTCAAACTCAAGCATCGTCAGCGTTTTCAAACTGCTCTTTCCAAAGTCTTTGAACAAATGTTGATCTCATCTATGTCAGATGGCTCGCATCAACATATATCAACATCACTTATTTGA
- a CDS encoding cadmium resistance transporter: MSGLVTAITTGITAFTATNIDDIVILTLLFSQINKTFRSRHILAGQYLGFAALIVASLPGFFGGLIIPQDWIRLLGLMPIIIGVSGSLKREEDSPEEGAEETEPSCPSIVKSFFSPQTCNVAAIAFANGSDNISVYVPLFANSELDSLLIILSVFFALVGVWCYTAYKLTYLPAIAHFLTENGNTFVPCILIGLGMFIVTENVTWTLLSVVSSYIFSLILGFNTQSSSEEQEKLSI; encoded by the coding sequence ATGAGCGGTTTAGTAACTGCAATTACCACAGGGATCACGGCATTCACTGCCACCAACATCGATGATATTGTGATTCTGACGTTGCTTTTTTCACAGATAAATAAAACGTTCCGCAGTCGTCACATCCTTGCTGGTCAGTATCTCGGCTTTGCTGCACTGATTGTTGCTAGCCTTCCTGGGTTTTTCGGTGGACTAATTATACCGCAGGACTGGATTAGACTACTTGGTTTAATGCCAATAATCATTGGTGTGAGTGGTTCACTAAAACGCGAAGAGGATTCACCAGAGGAAGGTGCAGAAGAAACCGAGCCATCTTGTCCCTCTATAGTTAAGAGTTTTTTCTCTCCCCAAACTTGCAACGTCGCTGCGATCGCCTTTGCCAATGGTAGTGATAATATCAGCGTCTACGTGCCTCTGTTTGCCAATTCGGAATTAGATAGTCTGCTGATTATACTCAGTGTATTCTTCGCCCTAGTGGGCGTATGGTGTTATACCGCTTATAAGTTGACCTACTTGCCTGCGATCGCACATTTTTTAACTGAAAATGGCAACACTTTTGTACCTTGTATCTTGATTGGTTTGGGCATGTTTATTGTCACAGAAAACGTTACCTGGACTCTTTTATCTGTAGTTTCTAGTTATATATTCTCATTAATCTTAGGTTTCAATACTCAATCTTCGAGTGAAGAACAAGAAAAGTTAAGTATCTAG
- a CDS encoding YidH family protein: MYNHNKHISVAQLLRWVQVIWKEISYYLRIFLRRAALGIRVLLMQLKLKSAEEDKDQKKPGRLNPSRIRDHLANERTYLAWMRTGIALLGFGVVIVRLRAFHVPLVPRPGNGWKLGLVFSLVGLITVWLSTSHYFAVRRDIEEDTYEPTDRWVLLFSLAVMILGTGVIYFVFTSSLDPSSPLIPE, from the coding sequence ATGTACAATCATAATAAGCATATTTCAGTAGCGCAACTATTGCGCTGGGTGCAAGTCATCTGGAAAGAGATTTCCTACTACCTCCGCATTTTTTTGAGAAGAGCCGCTTTGGGGATAAGGGTGTTATTGATGCAATTAAAATTGAAATCCGCAGAAGAAGATAAAGATCAAAAAAAGCCAGGACGACTCAATCCTTCTCGAATCCGAGATCACTTGGCAAATGAGCGTACCTACCTGGCTTGGATGCGGACAGGGATTGCTCTTTTAGGTTTTGGTGTTGTAATTGTGCGTTTGCGTGCCTTCCATGTACCTTTAGTACCCCGTCCCGGCAACGGCTGGAAGTTAGGTTTAGTCTTTTCGCTGGTGGGTTTGATTACAGTGTGGCTCTCAACCAGTCACTATTTCGCTGTCCGTCGTGATATCGAAGAAGATACTTATGAACCGACAGACAGATGGGTGTTACTTTTCAGTCTCGCTGTGATGATTCTCGGAACTGGGGTAATCTATTTTGTTTTTACAAGTTCTTTAGATCCATCAAGTCCACTTATCCCGGAATGA
- a CDS encoding class I SAM-dependent methyltransferase encodes MSKKSDSQFQNLFTSAKSSNWDERLGQIAYRFNREYQRETFELPTEVQAMPIFREWIGGSFSGRIASPFWEIAQPQKNQHCLDIGCGISFLIYPWRDWQAFFHGQEISNVARDTLNSRGPQLNSKLFKGVELGAAHQLNYSPEQFDLAIATGFSCYFPLEYWNAVLAEVKRVLKPGGHFVFDILNPEQPLAEDWAVLETYLGAEVFLEPVAGWEKAIKAAGAKIVTQKSGELFQMYKVRF; translated from the coding sequence ATGTCCAAAAAGTCTGATTCGCAGTTCCAAAATCTCTTTACTTCAGCCAAATCAAGCAACTGGGACGAAAGATTAGGCCAAATAGCCTATCGCTTTAACCGAGAGTATCAACGTGAAACCTTTGAACTCCCAACTGAAGTCCAGGCGATGCCGATATTCCGTGAGTGGATTGGAGGTAGTTTTTCAGGGAGAATTGCTTCCCCTTTTTGGGAAATTGCTCAACCTCAAAAAAACCAGCACTGTTTAGATATTGGCTGTGGTATCAGCTTCTTAATCTATCCTTGGCGGGATTGGCAAGCATTTTTTCATGGGCAAGAAATTAGTAATGTGGCACGCGACACCCTTAACTCTCGTGGGCCACAGTTGAATTCTAAGCTGTTCAAAGGTGTTGAGTTGGGAGCAGCCCATCAGTTGAACTATTCACCAGAGCAGTTTGATCTAGCGATCGCCACAGGATTTAGCTGTTATTTTCCACTGGAATATTGGAATGCAGTACTGGCAGAAGTTAAGCGAGTCTTAAAACCAGGTGGGCATTTTGTGTTTGACATCCTTAATCCAGAACAACCTTTAGCAGAAGATTGGGCAGTTTTAGAAACCTATTTAGGGGCTGAGGTGTTTTTAGAGCCTGTAGCTGGCTGGGAAAAAGCTATTAAGGCTGCTGGCGCTAAAATAGTCACGCAAAAATCAGGGGAATTATTCCAAATGTACAAAGTGCGGTTTTGA